The following nucleotide sequence is from Ornithodoros turicata isolate Travis chromosome 2, ASM3712646v1, whole genome shotgun sequence.
TGGACAAGGCTTTGTTATGCTGTACGGCCGTTACGAGGTCTGTGATGCAGTCTGTTGTACAGCGGGATGTTCTAAATCCGGCGAATTCTTCGGGTAGGTAGTTTGTTTGCTCCAACCACCATTGCATTCGAGACAGAACCATTCGCTCCATGATTTTGGCAATACAGCTTGTGAGGCTGATTGGTCTGTAGGAGGTAATTTCCTCCTTTGGCTTCTGGGGTTTTCTGACTGGAATTAACGCGTGCCGTTTTCCATTCTTCTGGTACGATTCCTGTCCTCCAGCTCTTGTTGTAGATTTCGAGGAGGATCTTCATGGCTTTGGGTCCTATGTTTGCTAGGCACTTATAGGATATCCCGTCTGGACCTGGGGCTGTCTTTTTGTTGGAGGCTGCTTGGATAGCACGTTTAAGTTCATGGACTGTAAAGTCCATTTCCAGTTCTTTGGGGTCGGCTTTGCCTTGCATACTGTTGTCCACAATTGCTGACCGTAGAGACTGGTGGTAAAGGGCACTTATGGAGGCCTCTGACGTCTTGTTTAGGGCTGCCAGGAAACTGTTGGcaatttctttttctgtgcTGTTCGTTTTCAGAGAGATGGTGCGGAAGGGTGCTGTTTGGGAGGGGACACATTTGAGGCTTTTTACTATGGTCCACATCTTATTCGCGGTAGTTGTCGGGGACAAGTTGTTGCAGGTATCTGTCCAGCTCTTGATCGATAGTTTCTTCAGGTGTCGTTTTATTTTGGCTTTTGTAGCTTTGGCTTCGATCCAGCAGTTTATGTCCCCGTTTCTCCTGTATTTCCTCTCTGCGCGGCGGCGAATTGCTCGCAGCCGTTCATACTCTATGTCGACACTTGTATACGACTTTGGAACGTTGATCTGCTTGCTGGTTGCTTTTAGGTTATTTGCAATTTCCTGGGCAAATTCTTTCGACGTGTGTCCTTCATGGAGGGATGCTGTattgtgctgtctgaagtttttcCAGTTGTATATTCTTAAGGTTCTCCTGTGAGGCTTATATTCATCATAGGAGATGAGGATTGGTATATGGTCGCTTCCTCTTGTCTCAACGTCAACTGTCCAGCCTAGGTGCGACGCAATATCACGTGTGCATATGGTGAGGTCCAGTGGAGAAGAATAGGTGGGTCCTTTCAAGTATGTTGGGGAGCCATCATTGAGCAGGCAGAGGTCGTTTTGCTCAATTGCGGACTCGATTAGCCGTCCTCTTCTGTCTGTCTTGTGTCCCCCCCAGAGCTGTGAATGAGCGTTTAGATCTCCGCAGATGACAGTATGGGAGGGTAGATTCCCAAGTAGGTTATTTATTTCCCGTAGAGAGACTGTGCAATGAGGGGGTATGTAAACGCTGATAACAGTGACTGTTCTCCCTTTCAGTTTGATCTTTGCGGCGACGTATTCCATATCACATGCATTGGAGACGTAGAGGAGGCAGGAAGGGAGGTCTTTGCGAACTGCCAGTAAGGTACGAGGGTTGTTGCCTTGTGAGAGGTACACTTCATAGTTAGCCAGGCGAATGGTCCCCTTGATGTTTGCTTCGCATATAGCTAGGACTGGGACGGGGTATCTATGTAGAAAGTTTCTTAGGTCGTTGAGCTTGTTTTGCAGTCCATTTGTATTCCATTGGATGGCGAAAGCTGTGGAGTAGAGCTTATCCATGATGGGTTGCGGTGAGTACTCTGAGAAGCTCCGGTTCAAGTGCGAGAACTTGCTTGACTTCTGGGATATCCCGTGCATTTGGGAGCGAGGCTACTACTGCTTTGAGTGCAGCTATTACGAAGGGTATTATCTGCATAACCAGTGTGGATCCATCAAATGGGGTTATTTGCTGGCGGGCATCTCGGCGGCTGTCGTGTGAAGCTACAGCCTCTTTGTCTTGCATGCTTCTTTGCTTTGTATTCTGTTGCTCGGCGTTGTGTTGCTCAAGTTGAGTGCGCCTTTTACGTCTTGGGGCTGGCACAGGGTTTTTGGCCCTTTTCTTGGTGTCTTCTGTTTCCCACACGCTTGCCTTAGGCTTTGCAGCAGGGTGGGGCTGAGATCCACTTGTGTTAGCCTTTTGTATTTCGGGTTTCTTAGAGATGCGCGGAAGATTTGGGAAGTTTTCTTCTGACATATCTGGGGGTGCAGTCTCTGGTATATGGACCAACTCAGCATTCATGGTCCGGATTTCTTTTCTGGTTACTTTCTCTTCATACGCATTATGCTTGACTGACCTTGCAGCAATCTTTCGTTTGGGGCAGCCTCCGTATGTGGCAGTGTGAGGCCCCTGGCAGTTAGCACATTTCTTTTCACGTTTAGTTGTACATTCTTTGTGTTGGTGGGGGCCGGCGCAGTACTTGCAACGTGTGTGCCCCCTACAGTTTCTAGCCAGGTGGCCGAAACGTAGGCATTTAAAACATTGCGTAGGAGTAAAATACTCTTCAACTTGGTATGTGTGAAATCCAAGATGGATTTCTTCTGGCATCTTTATTTCTGATTTAAAAGTTATGATGACAGTGTGCGAATTTTGCACTTGCGAGTCACCATCTTCTGTCTCTTGATAGGACCGTTGTCGACAGACGTCAATAGCTCCGAGTGGGCGAAAGTATTCTAGCAACTGTTCGTCCGTATATTGATACCTCATTCCACTTATCTTTCCTATGTTCCTGGCATAGGAGTCTGGTACTCGTGTAGTAACTGCGATGCTAGCGACGCTAGTCAGAGCCAAGAGGGCTTTAGCTGCTGGGAGTGTGGCAACTGTTATCACAAGGCTGCCATCAGTAGCGATCCTGTGCTTTTTTATTCGTTCTTGAGTTGCTTGTAGAACCTCTTTTGCTACCACATTAGGGTTTGCTTTTAGAAATGACTGCTCGGGGTTTACAGGCTTGAGAATCACGGGAATTCCCGCTTTACGGTTTTTCTTATGAACTACTGTGATGAAACCATCATCGTCCATGTTGTTTTCATTACTAGAGATGTCGCTTGCAATTGATGGGGCGCTGTCATTGCCACTGTCAatttcatcgtcatcatcaacgCGAGGACGTTTCTGTTGAGTGCACTTACGTTCGTCCGGATGTTGAACTTTGCTGTGCTCGTTTGCATCCATAGCTTTCCCAGTTTGTTGTCGGCCTAAGCTTGTTCCAAAACCATAAGGAATAACTGACACTGCCCGCAATGACTCTGGAGCCGGCGAAGCGTCCGCTTCCCTTGACGGTTGGCGAGGCGAAGGTGACCTAGACCAGCACTTTCCCTCACTGAAGTACGGGAAAAGATAAAGGTCTAACGAAAGGTGATTAACACTGTAACTTATGCAGGTTTACAGCAAATCTACAGAGCGAAGAATCGGCGTGGCCGTCCCACAGAACACTTcgtcgtttttttgttttggggGACTTCTCAGCTCTGGTGACGCTAGACATTGCACAGGCATATGACAGCATTCAGCACCGCTTTCTGCTGCACAGGCTGTCTGCTGTTCGCATCCCTCCCTATATCCTCTCCTGGGTCAGGAATTTTCTCTCTGGAAGATCTTTCCAATGCTCGGACCGCCACCTCGTCTCTTCTCCTCATCAGCTGCTTAGAGGGGTGCCTCAAGGTTCTGTCCTTTCCCCACTGCTCTTTAACATACTCATGAGCTCCCTTCCCTTGGACGCGAATATTCTGACCATCACTCACGCAGATGACATCGCCTTTTTTGCCTCGGCCTCATCGCTGCATTTGTTGTACACGCTGACCCAGCAGTACATCGACACTGTTGTGGCTTGGACCACATCCGCTCATCTGAATATAAAGGTCCAGAAATGTGCGGTGCCCCTATTTCCGCCTGTGGGCTTCCGTGGTGTGCAAGGCAACGATCGCATCAACCAAGCTGAGTCTCTCAAGTATCTGGGTGTGTGGTATGATCACAGGAGGGATTGGGGCCGCCACATTGACCACATCAGCAGAAGAGCCTCCGCGGCACTGGGTACATCCAGCGATGCTCCAGCGTTCGTGTTGGTATGCGCAGGGATACCCTCCTTTATGTCTATCGTTGCTATGTCCGTCCCATCCTCAAATATGGCTGGGCCCTTTTCTCTCATCTCCCTGACTACCGGATAAGCAAGCTGCTCGTCTTAGAGAGGAAAGCGCTCCGCATGTGTCTCGGCCTCCCCAAGTATACTGCAAACGACGCCCTGTATCTTGAGGCGGGTGTGCTCCCACTGAAAGTCCGCTTTCATCTTTTAACAGTGGTCACTTTCCTCTCTCTGGCGCAGAGCTTTCTTGCTTCTCACCACATTGAATCGCTCAGAAATTTGGGTTTCTGGACTAGCAGGCGGTGGCGCAGATCCAATATTCCCCAGTTGCTATTTGCCCAATCTCTCCTGTCGCCGCTGAACGTTTCGCTTGCCCATGTCCCCCAGCCGGTTGTGCCTCCCGCGCCAGCCTCTGTCCAGGTTCTCAGCATCTTTCATTCGGATGCCAAAACATGCCCCTCTCACTTATTTGAAAGCAGAGCTTGACACTCACATGTCTCAGTTTCCCAATCACCTGGTCATCGCCACGGACGCATCTGTCTCTTAGGAACGGGCGGGAGTTGGCATTGTCATTCCGCAGCTCGATTTGCACTGTCCCGTCCGCCTCCCTGACTACACACCGGTCTTTCACAGTGAGTTTCTGGCCATGCTCCTAGCGCTGGTGAGGGTTCCCATCGCTTTCAAAATGGTGCTCCTTCTCTCTGACTCTCTTTCTGTGATTTCCTCCCTTGAGAGCCCTACAAGCCTTTGCTCGCCACCTTAGTTGCTTTTGCACCTAGCCACATCTCCCATCTCCTTGTCACCTGGATTCCTGGTCACCGCGGTCTCCCGCTCAACGAAGCCGCTACACCCTGGCTAATATGGCACTCTCTAGGCCAATCCTGGATGTCCTTCCTCCAATAGCTGGCATCGTCCGGGCGCGCTACAGACGTTTCCTTTCTCTCGTGCGGCGTCGCCCTCCACGTCCTGGCTATGAACACCTCTTATTCCGTTGGAATTCTGAACATTGTGGCTGCCGTGAGTCCGAAACTTCTGTAACGCGCGCTCGGTGCCTCTCCCTCACATTAAACTTCTATCTTCACCGTGCTGGCCTCGAATCGCCACCTGCGTGCCCGCACTGCGGTCAAGACGAGACTGTCCATCACTTCTTTCTTGATTGCCCCTTCTATGTCATCATTCGTCGTCGCCTCCTCGTCCCCCCTCTTCTTCCCGTCGTTGCTCAGCTCTCCCTGACATCTCTGCTATCCCCTGGAGCCTCCCATAACGGCGTTAGGGACCGCGCTGTTCTCCATAGTGTCATCTCATTCATCTCCAGCTCTAACCGATTCTAACTCTTTTTTAACATCCTGTTGACCGCACCTCAgtagtcctggccaatctcaTTAGCGGATAAGCGGCATCCCgcttgaggagcaacaacaacaacaacaacaacgtccAGGAATTCAAACTTAAGCACGTTTCCTGCGTTCAACATTTTTTCAAGTTTGTTCAAACAGCCAAGATCATCACGAAACAGAAACGACACTTCTGATGCGGATATCAGAGCCGTATTCGCTGTTCTACCGCTCCGCTTCGGCTGGACGCTGCTTTGTTTACCTTTTTGGAGCGAGCACATGTCTTCTCCAGCCAATCAAAGGCGTGCTTGAAACGTCACTCTTGCGTCATGCGCGGTGACCCCCCGCGCTTACAGAGCGTATACTATTCAGAAACTGCTATACACTGTTAATCTTAAAACACTCTTTTAGGTGTATTTCACACATACCACAACTTACTACTTTACAAATGTATATAAACACCCCTTTCGAGGCCTACACCCTCCCCAATATGGTGTAATTATACTCCTTTTTTTGTGTACACCCTAGGTACCATAACTTACTCCTTTCTGGTAGTAAGTGTACAACCCATGCCAAGTATACACCCTACTGACAAAGGTGTTTTCTGTGACAGATGGAAGACACAGTACACATGAACCTATTAAGCATTTTATATACAATGTCTGCGGTCAGAAAATAAAAGCTTCTGCTTACAAATGAGTGAAAAAGACTTGTAAGTCAGAAGACGGTGCACAGCTTTTCGTCATATAGCTCTTATAGCCATGAAATGACTGACAAACGCATCACAGAAAACAGTATTCTATTCCGCAGACAATCTTTTGAATACCATACATAAAATTATATTCAGTGAATATATACTGAGCTTTGAAAAGATTACAACTAAAAAGTTATAAGTAAGAAGCATCTCAAAAACCGTGAAATAAGGGAACAAAATTCATCAGGTGAATCTTAAGAACTTCCTGCGGTATGGATTCCGCTACGTTAGTGCAACGGATAGTGCTAATAGCTGTCAAACTTCCCTTTTTAACCGCATGAACATCAGGTACTTGTTTTTTAATTGTACCTCACGATTCAAGAAATATGTACGACGACCCTGAtagaatagagagttttagcagaccgttgataacgtggcttgcgtcgaaccgtatcaaccggaaccaatcagtggataagattctgagtcacgcacaactgcgattggttccgataggcacgataaccttatcaacggtatactaaaactcactaatatgaGATACGGCACGGTTTGGTGAATGAGGTAGAATACGATACGATGCCCCTTCGCTACTGAATGAATGAAGCATATGCACGgcagtgttgccaggtcacTTAGGCGGAAATTCAGGAAGTCGGCGTCAGAAAATTGAGTAGAATTCAGTATATGTACTAAAAACAAGGGCAAACGCTCTGACTAACGGCACCTAACTAGTGGGCCATATGATAAATAAACACGAACTATcacgatatacagggtgtcccagaaaacgtgtcattgaattctaataaaaaaactacgccacctcgAATCATgctgtcaacggcatttgttcttactaggtttttgccacctcctgacgtgcatgtcatgtaacctaagtttaattatgtaaatttttgctaagtgaactcggaaatttgccaagtaaaggtcactgaTTTACCTTACCAACATGAAGaccgtgccgaatttactctaattcatgataattgacagtgatctATCCTAttgggaaaaatagccgaaaatcacgcttctcggggcacttcagtataacgcgcgaggactttttgagcgcaatcgctgtcagtccaaCGAaaagaggttggaaacccagcccacagagtgatagtagaaaaagtgacagctcTTGAAAGTGAGAAAGAgaaggtatggtcccagccgatgccggacgcgataagctatgtctgtgttacCTCTCTCTGCcgtgccggtgtgggctgggtttccaaccttctttcgtcggactgacaatgatttcgctgaaaaattcggCGAGCGCTATCCTgtgcgagctccgtagagcatgattttcggctatttttttcgatacgatagctcctcaattttcctgtcaattatcctgaatttgagtaaattcagcacgctcttcacattggtggggtaaaaaagtgatcacttggcaaatttccgagttcagttcgcaaaaatttacataactaAGCTTAGGTTACA
It contains:
- the LOC135384480 gene encoding uncharacterized protein LOC135384480 — protein: MDANEHSKVQHPDERKCTQQKRPRVDDDDEIDSGNDSAPSIASDISSNENNMDDDGFITVVHKKNRKAGIPVILKPVNPEQSFLKANPNVVAKEVLQATQERIKKHRIATDGSLVITVATLPAAKALLALTSVASIAVTTRVPDSYARNIGKISGMRYQYTDEQLLEYFRPLGAIDVCRQRSYQETEDGDSQVQNSHTVIITFKSEIKMPEEIHLGFHTYQVEEYFTPTQCFKCLRFGHLARNCRGHTRCKYCAGPHQHKECTTKREKKCANCQGPHTATYGGCPKRKIAARSVKHNAYEEKVTRKEIRTMNAELVHIPETAPPDMSEENFPNLPRISKKPEIQKANTSGSQPHPAAKPKASVWETEDTKKRAKNPVPAPRRKRRTQLEQHNAEQQNTKQRSMQDKEAVASHDSRRDARQQITPFDGSTLVMQIIPFVIAALKAVVASLPNARDIPEVKQVLALEPELLRVLTATHHG